A DNA window from Piliocolobus tephrosceles isolate RC106 chromosome 9, ASM277652v3, whole genome shotgun sequence contains the following coding sequences:
- the LCOR gene encoding ligand-dependent corepressor isoform X4, whose amino-acid sequence MQRMIQQFAAEYTSKNSSTQDPSQPNSTKNQSLPKASPVTTSPTAATTQNPVLSKLLMADQDSPLDLTVRKSQSEPSEQDGVLDLSTKKSPCAGSTSLSHSPGCSSTQGNGENSTEAKAVDSNNQSKSPLEKFMVKLCTHHQKQFIRVLNDLYTESQPGTEDLQPSDSGAMDVSTCNAGCAQLSTKHKEKDALCLDMKSSASVDLFVDSSDSHSPLHLTEQTPKEPPPEINPVDGRENALTVVQKESSELPTTKPNSINSSSVDSFTPGYLTASNSSSVNFHHIPKNLEGQTTGQEQDTNVNICEDGKDHMQSSTLVESLITLKMAAENSEEGNTCISPQRNSFRALSEEAWDSGFMGNSSRTADKENTLQCPKTPLHQDLEANEQDARPKQENHLHSLGRNKVGYHLHPSDKGQFDHSKDGWLGPAPMPAVHKAANGHSRTKMISTSIKTARKSKRASGLRINDYDNQCDVVYISQPITECHFENQKSILSSRKTARKSTRGYFFNGDCCELPTVRTLARNLHSQEKASCSALASEAVFTPKQTLTISAPRHTVDVQLPREDNPEEPSKEITSHEEGGGDVSPGKEPQEPEVCPTKMKPSLSSSPRSEETTASSPGWPLPTHLPEEDLPEGGPTVSAPTASDMSSEHNQPPLALLDTEEMSVPQDCHLLPSTESFSGGGSEDVISRPHSPPETVSREESPQCSENQSSPMDLEPPMSLGKAEDDQSISAEVESGDTQELDVNPLLKESRTFTDENPSGTEESEVAGGTGKLEGEEDDVKCLSEKDTCDPSIDSLEENLDKKKKGKKFPEASDRCLRSQLLDSSSADRCLRNQSSNSSSACLEIKVPKNPSAKRSKKEVHPGGTTPEGLPPDSFHTEALEDTEKPSVSEHPPEKDAEQEGEAGGIITRQTLKNMLVKEVKELGGEIFPSRDPITTAGQPLPGERLEIYVQSKMDEKNAHIPSESIPCKRDPEQAKEEPGHIPTQHVEKAVNEVDNENTQQKDDDSDAPCSSLGLSSSGSGDAARPPKSVPRPKRLTSSTYNLRHAHSLGSLDASKVTSEKEAAQVSPTMPKENGASESGDPLDEDDVDTVVDEQPKFMEWCAEEENQELIANFNAQYMKVQKGWIQLEKEGQPTPRARNKSDKLKEIWKSKKRSRKCRGSLEGQKFSPVQMLFMTNFKLSNVCKWFLETTETRSLVIVKKLNTRLPGDVPPVKHPLQKYSPSSLYPSSLQAERLKKHLKKFPGATPARNNWKTQKLWAKFRENPDQVEPEDGSDVSPSPNSEDSIEEVKEDKNSHPPANLPTPASTRILRKYSNIRGKLRAQQRLVKNEKMECPDGLAVESKPSRKSVCINPLMSPKLALQVDVDGFPVKPKSTEGMKGRKGKQVSEILPKAEVQSKRKRTEGSSPPDGKNKGPAVKASKEKHADGVTKTPAAKRPAARDRGSQPPKKTSLKENKLKIPKKSAGKSCPPSRKEKENTNKRPSQSIASETLTKPAKQKGAGESSSRPQKATNRKQSSGKTRARPSTKTPESSAAQRKRKLKAKLDSSHGKRRRLDAK is encoded by the coding sequence GGAGAACTCAACAGAGGCAAAAGCAGTAGATTCTAACAATCAGTCGAAGTCCCCACTGGAGAAGTTTATGGTCAAACTGTGTACTCATCATCAAAAGCAATTCATTCGTGTTCTGAACGACCTGTACACTGAATCTCAACCAGGCACTGAGGACCTGCAGCCTTCTGATTCTGGAGCAATGGATGTATCCACTTGCAATGCTGGCTGTGCCCAGCTCAGCaccaaacataaagaaaaagatgctCTGTGTCTCGATATGAAGTCTTCTGCTTCTGTAGATTTGTTCGTAGACTCGTCAGACTCTCACAGCCCTTTACACTTGACGGAACAGACCCCGAAGGAGCCTCCTCCTGAGATAAACCCTGTAGATGGAAGAGAGAATGCCTTGACTGTTGTCCAGAAAGAGTCCTCTGAACTTCCAACCACTAAACCGAATTCTATTAATAGCAGTTCAGTGGATAGTTTCACTCCGGGATACCTCACTGCATCAAATTCTTCCTCAGTGAACTTCCACCACATCCCTAAAAACTTGGAGGGGCAAACCACTGGACAGGAGCAAGACACAAATGTGAACATATGTGAGGATGGTAAAGACCATATGCAGAGTTCAACTTTAGTAGAAAGTCTAATTACCCTAAAAATGGCAGCTGAGAATAGTGAGGAGGGCAATACCTGTATTAGTCCTCAAAGAAATTCGTTCAGGGCTTTATCAGAAGAGGCTTGGGACTCAGGGTTTATGGGGAACTCATCTAGAACTGCTGACAAAGAGAATACTTTACAGTGTCCAAAAACACCTTTGCACCAGGACTTAGAGGCAAATGAACAAGATGCAAGGCCAAAGCAAGAGAACCATCTTCACTCGCTGGGAAGAAATAAGGTGGGTTACCATTTACATCCCAGTGATAAGGGCCAATTTGATCATTCCAAAGATGGTTGGTTAGGCCCTGCCCCTATGCCAGCTGTACACAAAGCAGCAAATGGACACTCAAGAACCAAGATGATATCAACCTCCATTAAGACAGCTCGGAAAAGTAAAAGGGCATCAGGGCTGAGGATAAATGATTATGATAACCAGTGTGATGTTGTTTATATCAGTCAACCAATAACAGAATGCCACTTTGAGAATCAAAAATCGATATTATCTTCTCGGAAAACAGCCAGAAAGAGTACTCGGGGATACTTTTTCAATGGTGACTGTTGTGAGCTGCCAACTGTTCGTACACTGGCCAGAAATTTACACTCCCAGGAAAAAGCAAGCTGCTCAGCATTGGCATCAGAGGCAGTTTTCACTCCTAAGCAGACCCTTACAATTTCAGCCCCTAGACATACAGTAGATGTGCAGCTTCCCAGAGAAGACAACCCTGAAGAACCTAGCAAGGAAATAACCTCTCACGAGGAAGGAGGTGGAGACGTTTCACCTGGAAAAGAACCTCAAGAGCCTGAGGTTTGCCCCACAAAGATGAAGCCGAGTCTGAGCAGCTCCCCCAGGTCAGAGGAGACGACAGCCTCCAGCCCGGGGTGGCCTCTCCCCACTCACCTTCCTGAAGAGGACCTGCCAGAAGGTGGCCCCACAGTCTCAGCTCCCACAGCAAGTGATATGTCTTCTGAACACAACCAACCACCACTTGCACTGTTGGATACGGAGGAGATGAGTGTACCCCAGGACTGTCACCTGCTTCCTTCCACTGAAAGCTTTTCTGGGGGAGGCAGTGAAGATGTCATTTCTAGGCCTCATTCTCCTCCTGAAACAGTCAGTAGAGAAGAAAGTCCTCAGTGCTCAGAAAATCAGAGTTCCCCAATGGACTTGGAGCCCCCCATGAGTCTGGGAAAGGCTGAGGACGACCAAAGCATCAGTGCCGAGGTTGAGTCTGGAGACACCCAGGAGCTAGATGTCAACCCACTCTTGAAGGAAAGCAGGACTTTTACTGATGAAAACCCCAGTGGAACTGAGGAAAGTGAGGTAGCAGGTGGTACTGGAAAATTAGAGGGAGAGGAGGATGATGTAAAATGCCTGTCAGAAAAAGACACGTGTGATCCAAGCATTGACTCACTCGAAGAGAAtttagacaaaaagaaaaaaggtaaaaaatttcctgaggcctctgatAGGTGCCTAAGAAGTCAACTTTTGGATTCTTCCTCTGCTGACAGATGCCTAAGAAATCAAAGTTCAAATTCTTCCTCAGCTTGTCTTGAAATCAAAGTTCCTAAAAATCCTAGTGCAAAACGTTCAAAAAAAGAAGTGCACCCTGGTGGGACAACACCTGAGGGCCTTCCACCTGACAGTTTCCACACGGAAGCTCTGGAGGACACAGAAAAGCCAAGTGTCAGCGAACACCCCCCTGAGAAAGATGCCGAGCAGGAGGGCGAAGCAGGGGGAATCATCACCAGGCAGACTTTGAAAAACATGCTGGTCAAAGAAGTCAAGGAGTTAGGAGGAGAGATTTTCCCCAGCAGAGACCCCATAACCACAGCTGGACAGCCACTGCCTGGAGAGAGATTGGAAATCTATGTTCAGTCTAAAATGGATGAGAAGAATGCTCATATCCCCTCAGAAAGTATTCCTTGTAAGAGGGACCCAGAACAGGCAAAAGAAGAGCCAGGGCATATTCCCACACAGCATGTGGAGAAGGCTGTAAATGAGGTAGACAACGAAAACACTCAGCAGaaagatgatgacagtgatgcCCCGTGCAGCTCTCTTGGCTTGTCAAGTAGTGGAAGTGGTGATGCTGCTAGGCCACCAAAATCAGTGCCAAGGCCTAAAAGATTGACCTCTTCAACCTACAACCTAAGACATGCTCATTCTCTGGGATCCTTGGATGCTTCAAAAGTGACTTCAGAAAAGGAAGCTGCACAAGTAAGCCCCACAATGCCAAAGGAAAATGGAGCTTCAGAGAGTGGAGACCCTCTAGATGAGGATGATGTTGACACCGTGGTAGATGAACAGCCAAAGTTTATGGAATGGTGTGCTGAGGAGGAGAACCAAGAGCTCATTGCCAACTTCAATGCCCAGTACATGAAAGTTCAGAAGGGCTGGATCCAGTTGGAGAAAGAAGGACAGCCAACACCAAGAGCAAGGAACAAATCAGATAAACTGAAAGAGATTTGGAAAAGCAAGAAAAGGTCACGGAAATGTAGGGGTTCGTTGGAGGGTCAGAAGTTTTCTCCTGTTCAGATGCTCTTTATGACAAACTTTAAATTATCTAATGTTTGTAAATGGTTCTTAGAGACAACTGAAACCCGGTCTCTAGTCATTGTGAAGAAGCTCAATACTCGCCTTCCAGGAGACGTTCCCCCTGTCAAGCATCCTCTTCAGAAATACTCTCCTTCCAGCCTGTATCCCAGTTCACTACAGGCTGAGCGCTTGAAAAAGCACTTGAAGAAATTTCCTGGAGCTACCCCTGCTAGGAATAATTGGAAAACGCAGAAGCTCTGGGCTAAATTTCGAGAGAATCCTGATCAAGTGGAGCCAGAGGATGGCAGTGATGTCAGCCCCAGCCCTAATTCTGAAGACAGCATAGAGGAAGTCAAGGAAGATAAAAACAGCCATCCTCCAGCAAACCTGCCCACTCCAGCCAGTACCCGGATTCTTAGAAAATATTCCAATATTCGAGGAAAGCTCAGAGCCCAGCAACGTTTGGTcaagaatgagaaaatggaatGCCCAGATGGTCTGGCTGTGGAAAGTAAGCCAAGTCGTAAGAGCGTATGCATCAACCCTCTGATGTCACCCAAGCTTGCCCTGCAAGTGGATGTAGATGGGTTTCCTGTTAAGCCCAAGAGTACCGAAGGAATGAAGGGACGGAAAGGGAAGCAGGTGTCCGAAATCTTGCCTAAAGCAGAAGTTCAGAGTAAACGCAAGAGAACAGAAGGCAGCAGCCCTCCAGATGGTAAGAACAAGGGGCCTGCGGTGAAAGCCAGCAAAGAAAAGCATGCCGATGGAGTCACCAAAACCCCTGCTGCCAAGAGGCCAGCTGCAAGGGACAGAGGCAGCCAACCCCCCAAAAAGACGTCTTTGAAAGAGAATAAACTGAAGATCCCTAAAAAGTCCGCTGGGAAGAGCTGCCCTCcctccaggaaagaaaaagagaatacaaaCAAAAGGCCTTCCCAGTCTATTGCCTCGGAAACACTGACGAAACCTGCAAAACAGAAGGGGGCCGGTGAATCCTCTTCAAGGCCTCAGAAAGCCACGAATAGGAAGCAGAGTAGTGGAAAGACTCGGGCCAGACCCTCAACGAAAACCCCAGAGAGCAGTGCAGCTCAGAGAAAGCGAAAGCTGAAGGCAAAGCTGGACTCTTCACACGGCAAACGGAGGCGGCTGGATGCAAAGTGA